A single genomic interval of Hoplias malabaricus isolate fHopMal1 chromosome 7, fHopMal1.hap1, whole genome shotgun sequence harbors:
- the gnpat2 gene encoding dihydroxyacetone phosphate acyltransferase, with protein MEPLGVHLLGAEPASFFDILEERRQGSDISHALRTFSPQPYRGATPPSAKELKQMVLESAFLRSVISEVSAESGEPSECVKEEAEGIMEEMAQNLQLSFIRLLGFAFSKIVKKLFRSINVEEEGLSRLQQVIQENPVVLMPNHRSYIDFLVLSYILFTYDLSIPVIAAGVPLMGMSLIGEIFRRCGAFFIRRAIGSDKLYWAVLSEYVRTVVRTGYAPVEFFVEGLRSRTLKSLTPKLGMMQMVLEPFFKGEVYDVSLVPISISYDRVLEETLLAHELLGVPKPRETTTGLLKARGVLQEDYGCMHVVFGKPVSVRALAQGRVNRGQFNLVPRHQPLSECVELQVFVSGVAHLLLRLQEKGMVLSPWSLITFILLQSPEGVAWDTITHSTLRLRTLALRLGAQLNWPAQVPDAEVVSESLALHRSIACCERGCVHLVEEAGPGPVTQVEGVFRRASVVLMCASYRNQALHVFTRPALVSLAMSTASSHRKEDVFTRFCFLRELFSNEFIFVPGHSEQDFEEGCEGLLQCGLVTVFDQGLRVTEEEQDTLVFLANILRPFIETYEVVCRILCEERFQTFTEKSFISAVRDDIIKLLISGEVRSYECLSSDTQKNVVSALLRMGAASKCRVAEQNEYSVNRAAVKKIWETLGGRQVPPKSYSRL; from the exons ATGGAGCCGCTG GGCGTACACCTGTTGGGGGCGGAGCCTGCAAGTTTCTTTGATATTCTGGAGGAGAGGAGGCAGGGTAGTGACATAAGCCACGCCCTCAGGACGTTTAGCCCTCAGCCTTACCGTGGAGCCACGCCCCCTTCCGCTAAAGAACTGAAACAGATGGTGCTGGAGTCAGCGTTCCTGCGCTCCGTCATCTCAGAG GTCAGTGCCGAGTCTGGGGAGCCGAGCGAGTGTGTGAAGGAGGAGGCCGAGGGCATCATGGAGGAAATGGCTCAGAACCTGCAGCTGAGCTTTATCCGTCTCCTGGGCTTCGCTTTCAGCAAAATCGTCAAAAAACTCTTCCGCTCCATCAACGTGGAGGAGGAGGGACTCTCGCGG CTCCAGCAGGTGATCCAGGAGAACCCCGTGGTACTGATGCCAAATCACCGCAGTTACATCGACTTCCTGGTTCTGTCCTACATCCTGTTCACGTACGACCTCTCCATCCCCGTCATCGCTGCTGGAGTCC CTCTGATGGGGATGTCTCTGATTGGTGAGATCTTCAGAAGGTGCGGAGCCTTCTTCATCCGCCGTGCGATTGGCTCAGATAAACTCTACTGGGCTGTTCTCTCAGAGTACGTCAGGACTGTAGTGAGG ACGGGTTATGCTCCTGTGGAGTTTTTCGTGGAAGGGCTTCGCAGCAGGACGCTGAAGTCTCTGACACCAAAGCTGG gtatgaTGCAGATGGTCCTGGAGCCGTTTTTTAAAGGAGAGGTGTATGATGTCAGTCTGGTTCCAATCAGTATCAGCTATGATCGAGTTTTGGAGGAAACTCTGCTTGCTCACGAGCTGCTGGGCGTCCCCAAGCCCCGAGAGACCACTACG GGTTTGCTGAAGGCCCGTGGCGTTCTGCAGGAGGATTACGGCTGTATGCACGTTGTATTTGGGAAGCCTGTGTCCGTCAGAGCTCTGGCCCAGGGAAGGGTCAACCGCGGTCAGTTCAACCTGGTGCCCAG aCATCAGCcgttgagtgagtgtgtggagctgcaggtgtttgtgagtggtgtagctcatctgttgttgcgACTGCAGGAGAAGGGCATGGTCCTCAGTCCCTGGAGCCTCATCACTTTTATCCTCCTCCAGAGCCCTGAGGGTGTGGCCTGGGACACGATCACCCACAGTACCCTGCGGCTGAGGACCCTCGCCCTGCGGCTGGGAGCCCAACTCAACTGGCCTG CTCAGGTTCCTGACGCTGAGGTGGTGTCCGAAAGCTTGGCTCTGCATCGCTCCATTGCTTGCTGTGAAAGGGGGTGTGTCCACCTGGTTGAGGAGGCTGGGCCTGGACCTGTCACTCAGGTGGAGGGCGTGTTCAGACGTGCATCGGTGGTGCTCATGTGCGCCTCCTACAGGAACCAGGCGCTTCATGTCTTCACTCGACCGGCTCTTGTTTCTCTCGCCATgtctacagccagcagtcacaggaaag AGGATGTCTTCACTCGCTTCTGCTTCCTGCGGGAACTGTTCTCTAATGAGTTCATCTTCGTCCCTGGTCATTCAGAGCAG gaCTTTGAGGAGGGATGTGAAGGCCTGCTTCAATGTGGactggtgactgtctttgacCAAGGCCTGAGAGTCACTGAGGAAGAGCAGGACACCCTCGTCTTCCTCGCCAATATCCTCCGGCCTTTTATTGAGACGTATGAG GTGGTGTGTAGGATCTTGTGCGAGGAGAGATTTCAGACGTTCACAGAGAAGAGCTTTATATCTGCCGTCCGCGATGACATCATCAAACTTCTGATCTCAG GTGAGGTGCGGTCGTACGAGTGTCTGTCCTCAGACACACAGAAGAACGTGGTGTCTGCTCTGCTGAGGATGGGAGCTGCGTCGAAATGCAGAGT AGCTGAACAGAACGAGTACAGCGTGAACAGAGCTGCTGTGAAGAAAATATGGGAAACACTGG GTGGCAGGCAAGTTCCCCCAAAGTCCTACTCCAGACTTTAA